One window of the Perca fluviatilis chromosome 5, GENO_Pfluv_1.0, whole genome shotgun sequence genome contains the following:
- the LOC120559240 gene encoding nucleoprotein TPR isoform X2, with translation MDTLAITGIQLSPVKHFDQLVDIRAEKREHLRGRNNVTSCRSPTREFDTRLIKNELKEKRHLEFLRRRSVSPEPCGCNTTNYSSRRKPSPKTFSVKHHSSISKSEALHTNIQNTPTANGRHPMMILTPNSSISDGPSTSNWASLWSEQATLMRQEKGHARKQASTSTQAMKESNQHRMKSSDKRENSMNAQKTSIKTFIQTEKIHQKLSIQTENILQKKILQETSVQTESGLVTVKESDLQKLTDYLQEALWREEAVKKKLAALQESTSNLMNSSNKIWMARCSEDLLRNKIKALEAQLQVCLQKFPKDGVKKLMIQMEKQKLVYEERVLVALQKVTQEKTEALSKAATMQEAVITAKAEAQRWQSLCEQLKLSSGQLRENQHLSNDQLQQLHSHVELSRGREAELREEVVSLRQEKKELQYNICVLEEDNQSLREEIQNLRDCSNESQDLMMQGRLTSEEAEPQLTARRDSQVEEQLRHTQEKLRLKEREVSGIR, from the exons ATGGACACCCTGGCAATCACTGGAATACAGCTCTCCCCAGTGAAACACTTTGACCAATTAGTGGACATCAGAGCAGAAAAACGTGAACACCTGCGAGGACGTAACAACGTGACATCATGTCGCAGCCCTACGAGAGAGTTTGACACAAGACTGATAAAAAATGAACTGAAGGAAAAGAGGCATCTTGAGTTTCTGAGGAGGAGATCAGTGAGCCCAGAGCCGTGTGGTTGTAATACTACAAACTATTCTTCCAGGAGAAAACCTTCaccaaagacattttcagtgaaACATCACAGTTCAATCAGCAAGTCAGAGGCATTGCatacaaatattcaaaatacTCCCACCGCTAACGGGAGGCATCCAATGATGATTTTAACACCAAATAGCAGCATAAGTGACGGTCCAAGCACCAGCAACTGG GCTTCATTATGGTCAGAACAGGCAACACTGATGAGACAAGAGAAAGGCCATGCAAGAAAGCAAGCATCTACCTCCACACAAGCGATGAAGGAATCAAACCAGCACAGGATGAAAAGCTCAGATAAAAGAGAGAATAGTATGAATG CTCAAAAGACAAGCATCAAAACATTCATCCAAACAGAAAAGATTCACCAGAAACTCTCCATTCAAACTGAAAATATTCTACAAAAAAAGATACTGCAAGAGACCAGTGTGCAGACAGA GTCTGGTCTTGTCACTGTCAAGGAGTCA GATCTTCAGAAGTTAACTGACTACTTGCAG GAGGCCCTGTGGAGAGAGGAGGCCGTGAAGAAGAAGCTGGCAGCCCTCCAGGAGAGCACGTCAAACCTCATGAACTCCTCCAACAAAATATGGATG GCTCGTTGCAGTGAAGACCTGCTGAGAAACAAGATCAAGGCTCTGGAGGCGCAGCTGCAAGTCTGCCTGCAG AAGTTTCCCAAGGATGGAGTGAAGAAGCTGATGATACAGATGGAGAAGCAGAAACTGGTGTATGAGGAGAGGGTCCTGGTCGCCCTGCAGAAGgtcacacaggagaaaactgAAGCGCTCAGCAAAGCTGCGACAATGCAG GAAGCGGTAATTACAGCAAAGGCAGAGGCACAGAGGTGGCAGAGCCTTTGTGAGCAGCTGAAGCTGAGCTCTGGACAGCTTAGGGAGAACCAACACCTCAGTAATGACCAGCTGCAACAGCTGCACAGCCACGTGGAG CTGTCCAGAGGCAGAGAGGCCGAGCTGAGGGAGGAGGTGGTTTCATTGAGGCAAGAGAAGAAGGAGCTACAGTACAACATTTGTGTTCTGGAAGAGGACAACCAGAGTTTAAGAGAGGAAATCCAGAATCTCAGAG ATTGCAGCAATGAGAGCCAGGACTTAATGATGCAGGGGCGTCTGACATCAGAGGAAGCAGAGCCGCAACTGACGGCAAGAAGGGACTCTCAGGTGGAGGAGCAGCTCCGTCACACTCAGGAGAAACTCCGactcaaagagagagag GTCTCCGGAATTAGATAa
- the LOC120559793 gene encoding glutathione S-transferase Mu 4-like, which translates to MTMKLAYWDIRGLAQPARLLLEYTGTKYEDKFYICGEAPDYNKSCWFDEKPTLGMDFPNLPYLEDGDRKIVQSNAIMRYIARKHKLCGETEDEKVRVDVLENQAMDFRNGFVMMCYTDFDKMKPGYLQKLPDILKQFSDFLGDRKWFAGDKITFVDFIMYELLDQHRMFHPTCLDDYKNLKDLLDRFEALEKIAAYMKSDRFMKTPVNNKMAKWGNKKEK; encoded by the exons ATGACCATGAAACTGGCTTACTGGGATATTCGTGGG CTCGCCCAGCCTGCCCGTCTGCTGCTGGAGTACACCGGCACCAAGTATGAGGACAAGTTTTACATCTGTGGTGAAG CTCCCGACTATAATAAGAGCTGCTGGTTTGATGAAAAACCGACACTTGGAATGGACTTCCCCAAT CTGCCCTATTTGGAGGATGGAGACAGGAAGATAGTGCAGAGCAATGCTATCATGAGATACATTGCTCGTAAGCACAAATTGT GCGGAGAGACAGAAGATGAGAAGGTCCGTGTGGACGTCTTGGAGAACCAGGCAATGGACTTCAGAAACGGCTTTGTGATGATGTGCTACACTGACTTT GACAAGATGAAGCCAGGGTACCTTCAGAAGCTGCCAGACATACTCAAGCAGTTCTCAGATTTCTTGGGAGACAGGAAGTGGTTCGCTGGTGACAAG ATCACTTTTGTGGACTTCATCATGTACGAGCTGTTGGATCAACACAGGATGTTTCATCCTACGTGCCTGGATGACTACAAGAACCTCAAAGATCTTTTAGACCGTTTCGAG GCTCTGGAGAAGATTGCTGCCTACATGAAGTCCGACAGATTCATGAAGACTCCTGTCAACAACAAGATGGCCAAGTGGGGAAACAAGAAAGAGAAATAA
- the LOC120559240 gene encoding TRAF3-interacting JNK-activating modulator isoform X1 — protein MDTLAITGIQLSPVKHFDQLVDIRAEKREHLRGRNNVTSCRSPTREFDTRLIKNELKEKRHLEFLRRRSVSPEPCGCNTTNYSSRRKPSPKTFSVKHHSSISKSEALHTNIQNTPTANGRHPMMILTPNSSISDGPSTSNWASLWSEQATLMRQEKGHARKQASTSTQAMKESNQHRMKSSDKRENSMNAQKTSIKTFIQTEKIHQKLSIQTENILQKKILQETSVQTESGLVTVKESDLQKLTDYLQEALWREEAVKKKLAALQESTSNLMNSSNKIWMARCSEDLLRNKIKALEAQLQVCLQKFPKDGVKKLMIQMEKQKLVYEERVLVALQKVTQEKTEALSKAATMQEAVITAKAEAQRWQSLCEQLKLSSGQLRENQHLSNDQLQQLHSHVELSRGREAELREEVVSLRQEKKELQYNICVLEEDNQSLREEIQNLRDCSNESQDLMMQGRLTSEEAEPQLTARRDSQVEEQLRHTQEKLRLKERECKELQTELHAMEQECQSSQARLSQCRDELRQLSHRQETDAVWLLVEDVCVLPSSPCCGRGCHVVAVASSFQGAS, from the exons ATGGACACCCTGGCAATCACTGGAATACAGCTCTCCCCAGTGAAACACTTTGACCAATTAGTGGACATCAGAGCAGAAAAACGTGAACACCTGCGAGGACGTAACAACGTGACATCATGTCGCAGCCCTACGAGAGAGTTTGACACAAGACTGATAAAAAATGAACTGAAGGAAAAGAGGCATCTTGAGTTTCTGAGGAGGAGATCAGTGAGCCCAGAGCCGTGTGGTTGTAATACTACAAACTATTCTTCCAGGAGAAAACCTTCaccaaagacattttcagtgaaACATCACAGTTCAATCAGCAAGTCAGAGGCATTGCatacaaatattcaaaatacTCCCACCGCTAACGGGAGGCATCCAATGATGATTTTAACACCAAATAGCAGCATAAGTGACGGTCCAAGCACCAGCAACTGG GCTTCATTATGGTCAGAACAGGCAACACTGATGAGACAAGAGAAAGGCCATGCAAGAAAGCAAGCATCTACCTCCACACAAGCGATGAAGGAATCAAACCAGCACAGGATGAAAAGCTCAGATAAAAGAGAGAATAGTATGAATG CTCAAAAGACAAGCATCAAAACATTCATCCAAACAGAAAAGATTCACCAGAAACTCTCCATTCAAACTGAAAATATTCTACAAAAAAAGATACTGCAAGAGACCAGTGTGCAGACAGA GTCTGGTCTTGTCACTGTCAAGGAGTCA GATCTTCAGAAGTTAACTGACTACTTGCAG GAGGCCCTGTGGAGAGAGGAGGCCGTGAAGAAGAAGCTGGCAGCCCTCCAGGAGAGCACGTCAAACCTCATGAACTCCTCCAACAAAATATGGATG GCTCGTTGCAGTGAAGACCTGCTGAGAAACAAGATCAAGGCTCTGGAGGCGCAGCTGCAAGTCTGCCTGCAG AAGTTTCCCAAGGATGGAGTGAAGAAGCTGATGATACAGATGGAGAAGCAGAAACTGGTGTATGAGGAGAGGGTCCTGGTCGCCCTGCAGAAGgtcacacaggagaaaactgAAGCGCTCAGCAAAGCTGCGACAATGCAG GAAGCGGTAATTACAGCAAAGGCAGAGGCACAGAGGTGGCAGAGCCTTTGTGAGCAGCTGAAGCTGAGCTCTGGACAGCTTAGGGAGAACCAACACCTCAGTAATGACCAGCTGCAACAGCTGCACAGCCACGTGGAG CTGTCCAGAGGCAGAGAGGCCGAGCTGAGGGAGGAGGTGGTTTCATTGAGGCAAGAGAAGAAGGAGCTACAGTACAACATTTGTGTTCTGGAAGAGGACAACCAGAGTTTAAGAGAGGAAATCCAGAATCTCAGAG ATTGCAGCAATGAGAGCCAGGACTTAATGATGCAGGGGCGTCTGACATCAGAGGAAGCAGAGCCGCAACTGACGGCAAGAAGGGACTCTCAGGTGGAGGAGCAGCTCCGTCACACTCAGGAGAAACTCCGactcaaagagagagag TGCAAGGAGCTGCAGACGGAGCTGCATGCCATGGAGCAGGAGTGTCAGTCCAGCCAGGCCCGGCTGTCGCAGTGCAGGGATGAGCTCCGGCAACTCAGCCACCGCCAAGAGACcg ACGCAGTGTGGCTCCTGGTGGAAGATGTGTGTGTTCTTCCTTCTTCTCCTTGCTGTGGCAGGGGTTGCCATGTTGTGGCTGTGGCATCCTCCTTTCAGGGAGCAAGTTGA
- the atp5pb gene encoding ATP synthase F(0) complex subunit B1, mitochondrial has product MLSRLVIVSANGLKSSGPLGAGLVQASRSLHTSSQSLAPVPPLPEKGGKVRHGIFPEEIFQLLYPKTGVTGPYMLGTGLLLYMLSKEIYVINHETFAAASIGAVIIYGVKKFGPSVAAFADKLNEEKVAKAQEVKDLAMASLAQAIEDEKKEQWRAEGRSMLFDAKRNNVAMLLETNYRERLHMVTHEVKRRLDYQVALQNLHTRMEQEHMVNWVEKSVVGSITPQQEKESIAKCITDLKVLAKATQARATA; this is encoded by the exons ATGTTGTCCAGGCTCGTTATTGTGTCAG CCAATGGCCTGAAAAGCAGCGGTCCCCTTGGAGCTGG TCTGGTCCAGGCGTCTCGCTCCCTGCACACATCGTCCCAGAGTCTGGCCCCAGTGCCACCTCTGCCAGAGAAGGGAGGCAAAGTCCGTCATGGCATCTTCCCAGAGGAGATTTTCCAGCTCCTGTACCCCAAAACTGGAGTGACAG GACCCTACATGCTGGGCACTGGCCTCCTCCTCTACATGCTTTCCAAGGAAATCTACGTCATCAACCATGAGACCTTTGCTGCCGCCTCCATCGGTGCCGTCATCATCTATGGTGTCAAGAAATTTGGTCCAAGTGTTGCAGCTTTTGCTGACAAACTGAATGAG gagAAAGTGGCCAAGGCTCAGGAGGTGAAGGACCTCGCCATGGCCAGCCTGGCTCAGGCTATTGAGGATGAGAAGAAGGAACAGTGGAGAGCAGAGGGAAGATCAATGCTCTTCGATGCTAAGAGG AACAATGTGGCCATGCTGTTGGAGACCAACTACAGAGAGAGGCTACACATGGTGACCCATGAGGTGAAGAGGCGCTTGGACTACCAGGTGGCCCTGCAGAATCTCCACACCCGGATGGAGCAGGAGCACATGGTCAACTGGGTGGAGAAGAGTGTCGTCGGCAGCATCACTCCTCAGCAG gagAAAGAGAGCATCGCCAAGTGCATCACAGACCTGAAGGTTCTGGCCAAGGCCACACAGGCCAGAGCTACAGCCTAA
- the LOC120559240 gene encoding TRAF3-interacting JNK-activating modulator isoform X3, which yields MDTLAITGIQLSPVKHFDQLVDIRAEKREHLRGRNNVTSCRSPTREFDTRLIKNELKEKRHLEFLRRRSVSPEPCGCNTTNYSSRRKPSPKTFSVKHHSSISKSEALHTNIQNTPTANGRHPMMILTPNSSISDGPSTSNWASLWSEQATLMRQEKGHARKQASTSTQAMKESNQHRMKSSDKRENSMNAQKTSIKTFIQTEKIHQKLSIQTENILQKKILQETSVQTESGLVTVKESDLQKLTDYLQEALWREEAVKKKLAALQESTSNLMNSSNKIWMARCSEDLLRNKIKALEAQLQVCLQKFPKDGVKKLMIQMEKQKLVYEERVLVALQKVTQEKTEALSKAATMQEAVITAKAEAQRWQSLCEQLKLSSGQLRENQHLSNDQLQQLHSHVELSRGREAELREEVVSLRQEKKELQYNICVLEEDNQSLREEIQNLRDCSNESQDLMMQGRLTSEEAEPQLTARRDSQVEEQLRHTQEKLRLKERECKELQTELHAMEQECQSSQARLSQCRDELRQLSHRQETGELCTQCGSWWKMCVFFLLLLAVAGVAMLWLWHPPFREQVEDLYSDIETRIEDYLMDMASPQHSGCFRPI from the exons ATGGACACCCTGGCAATCACTGGAATACAGCTCTCCCCAGTGAAACACTTTGACCAATTAGTGGACATCAGAGCAGAAAAACGTGAACACCTGCGAGGACGTAACAACGTGACATCATGTCGCAGCCCTACGAGAGAGTTTGACACAAGACTGATAAAAAATGAACTGAAGGAAAAGAGGCATCTTGAGTTTCTGAGGAGGAGATCAGTGAGCCCAGAGCCGTGTGGTTGTAATACTACAAACTATTCTTCCAGGAGAAAACCTTCaccaaagacattttcagtgaaACATCACAGTTCAATCAGCAAGTCAGAGGCATTGCatacaaatattcaaaatacTCCCACCGCTAACGGGAGGCATCCAATGATGATTTTAACACCAAATAGCAGCATAAGTGACGGTCCAAGCACCAGCAACTGG GCTTCATTATGGTCAGAACAGGCAACACTGATGAGACAAGAGAAAGGCCATGCAAGAAAGCAAGCATCTACCTCCACACAAGCGATGAAGGAATCAAACCAGCACAGGATGAAAAGCTCAGATAAAAGAGAGAATAGTATGAATG CTCAAAAGACAAGCATCAAAACATTCATCCAAACAGAAAAGATTCACCAGAAACTCTCCATTCAAACTGAAAATATTCTACAAAAAAAGATACTGCAAGAGACCAGTGTGCAGACAGA GTCTGGTCTTGTCACTGTCAAGGAGTCA GATCTTCAGAAGTTAACTGACTACTTGCAG GAGGCCCTGTGGAGAGAGGAGGCCGTGAAGAAGAAGCTGGCAGCCCTCCAGGAGAGCACGTCAAACCTCATGAACTCCTCCAACAAAATATGGATG GCTCGTTGCAGTGAAGACCTGCTGAGAAACAAGATCAAGGCTCTGGAGGCGCAGCTGCAAGTCTGCCTGCAG AAGTTTCCCAAGGATGGAGTGAAGAAGCTGATGATACAGATGGAGAAGCAGAAACTGGTGTATGAGGAGAGGGTCCTGGTCGCCCTGCAGAAGgtcacacaggagaaaactgAAGCGCTCAGCAAAGCTGCGACAATGCAG GAAGCGGTAATTACAGCAAAGGCAGAGGCACAGAGGTGGCAGAGCCTTTGTGAGCAGCTGAAGCTGAGCTCTGGACAGCTTAGGGAGAACCAACACCTCAGTAATGACCAGCTGCAACAGCTGCACAGCCACGTGGAG CTGTCCAGAGGCAGAGAGGCCGAGCTGAGGGAGGAGGTGGTTTCATTGAGGCAAGAGAAGAAGGAGCTACAGTACAACATTTGTGTTCTGGAAGAGGACAACCAGAGTTTAAGAGAGGAAATCCAGAATCTCAGAG ATTGCAGCAATGAGAGCCAGGACTTAATGATGCAGGGGCGTCTGACATCAGAGGAAGCAGAGCCGCAACTGACGGCAAGAAGGGACTCTCAGGTGGAGGAGCAGCTCCGTCACACTCAGGAGAAACTCCGactcaaagagagagag TGCAAGGAGCTGCAGACGGAGCTGCATGCCATGGAGCAGGAGTGTCAGTCCAGCCAGGCCCGGCTGTCGCAGTGCAGGGATGAGCTCCGGCAACTCAGCCACCGCCAAGAGACcggtgagctgtgt ACGCAGTGTGGCTCCTGGTGGAAGATGTGTGTGTTCTTCCTTCTTCTCCTTGCTGTGGCAGGGGTTGCCATGTTGTGGCTGTGGCATCCTCCTTTCAGGGAGCAAGTTGAAGACCTGTACTCAGACATAGAAACACGCATTGAAGACTATCTCATGGACATGGCCTCTCCTCAACACTCAGGCTGTTTTAGACCGATATGA
- the eps8l3b gene encoding epidermal growth factor receptor kinase substrate 8-like protein 3b, translated as MFGNNGPFSYSPRDFSQEDLPQQRRAFQQDDLKGAPLQRNNMSRPSGKSIYMQRKEYSEALNKHPDNIHVRVEHLFTCELDGRELKTIDDCLAKLKRLDAKSSLWPQEMIMEVQGGYLLLSDIETKTELESLPLSCILQTKAVLDSCAYNSLLTVTVQQRNKRIPQVFMFQCEETGAGVVKSDLDKAAQKGSDVVEPCRDQSDIRSNLENIIGQHVPGSFRQAGPRPVQQERTPPPPDHPPPQWRSREPENMPSPPFFPPQEATMHHPDLHELQSSPEVAEQMNMKRNTDILNHVINDLEIFMAKVSAAANASSLLQKDKSKKKHAFGKKKSKKNAPAAAVSLPPWEEYISCLQKVKYGFNLLGQLDGTLTSPTAADFVHIFFTSLGMILPQYPADLPPTVLSPLLTEAALRLLSQVVDPEEDELWRSLGDYWNFPRSRWPDDDVPLYIPEFYDGWQPPAPSHTPSPLPNQSGPMRRSERLPPSSHKAPQYMRVIYDFVARNNRELSIMKGDVVQVVQKSKQWWLVRNARNEEGNVPQNVLEQMESNGPMEDLPRDTRGPVTLDMSSPPAEVKAWLEYKGFSKITATSLGVLTGKLLLGMTKDEIRTVCPEEGGKVFFQLQAIKSAIALASEPSSLYNGRY; from the exons ATGTTTGGAAACAACGGACCTTTCTCATATTCCCCGAG GGATTTCTCACAGGAGGACCTCCCTCAGCAGAGGAGAGCTTTCCAACAAGATGACCTCAAGGGTGCTCCACTGCAGAGAAACAACATGTCCAGACCCAGTGGgaaatcaatataca TGCAGAGAAAGGAGTACTCCGAGGCGCTGAACAAACATCCTGACAATATTCACGTCAGAGTGGAG CACTTGTTCACCTGTGAGCTGGACGGCCGGGAGCTGAAGACGATAGACGACTGCTTGGCCAAGCTCAAGAGGCTGGATGCCAAAAGTAGTCTGTGGCCTCAGGAGATGATCATGGAGGTTCAGGGTGGATATCTACTGCTCAGTGATATCGAGACCAAG ACAGAGCTGGAGTCGCTGCCTTTGAGCTGCATCCTGCAGACCAAAGCTGTGCTGGATAGCTGTGCCTACAACTCTCTGCTGACAGTAACTGTGCAGCAACGCAATAAACGCATCCCTCAGGTCTTCATGTTCCAGTGTGAGGAAACTGGG GCAGGGGTCGTCAAGAGTGATCTGGATAAGGCAGCGCAAAAAGGAAGTGATGTTGTGGAGCCATGCAGAGACCAGTCTGACATCAG GAGTAATCTTGAGAACATCATCGGGCAACATGTTCCAGGAAGTTTCCGGCAGGCTGGGCCTCGTCCTGTGCAGCAAGAGAGGACCCCACCACCACCGGACCACCCGCCCCCACAGTGGAGGAGCAGAGAACCAG AAAATATGCCATCTCCACCCTTCTTCCCCCCACAAGAGGCAACGATGCACCATCCTGATCTTCATGAATTACAGAGTAGCCCAGAGGTCGCTGAGCAAATGAACATGAAGAGGAACACA GACATTTTAAACCACGTTATAAATGATTTGGAGATCTTCATGGCCAAAGTGTCTGCTGCAGCAAATGCGTCTTCTCTACTTCAAAAAGACAAGAGCAAGAAAAAACATGCGTTTGGGaagaagaaatcaaagaaaaatG caccagcagcagctGTCAGTCTGCCACCCTGGGAGGAATATATTTCCTGTCTTCAAAAAGTCAAGTATGGATTCAATCTGCTG GGCCAGCTGGACGGGACACTAACCAGCCCCACAGCTGCTGACTTTGTTCACATCTTCTTCACTAGTTTAGGCATG ATACTGCCTCAGTATCCTGCAGACCTGCCTCCCACTGTGCTCTCCCCCCTGCTGACAGAGGCGGCCCTGCGGCTGCTCAGTCAGGTGGTCGACCCGGAGGAAGACGAGCTGTGGAGGTCTCTCGGAGACTACTGGAACTTCCCCAG GTCCAGATGGCCGGACGACGATGTCCCACTTTACATCCCCGAGTTCTACGATGGCTGGCAGCCGCCTGCCCCCTCACATACGCCTTCCCCACTCCCTAATCAGAGCGGTCCAATGAGGAGGAGCGAGCGTTTACCACCCAGCTCCCATAAGGCACCCCAGTACATGCGGGTCATTTACGACTTTGTGGCCAGGAACAACCGAGAGCTGAGCATTATGAAGGGAGATGTTGTTCAG GTGGTTCAGAAATCCAAGCAATGGTGGCTTGTTCGTAACGCTCGCAACGAGGAAGGCAACGTTCCTCAGAATGTTCTGGAGCAGATGGAGAGCAACGGGCCCATGGAAGATCTACCG CGGGACACTCGTGGCCCTGTGACTCTGGACATGTCCTCCCCACCTGCAGAGGTCAAAGCCTGGCTGGAGTACAAAGGTTTCTCCAAAAT CACTGCGACCAGCCTTGGGGTGCTGACTGGTAAACTGCTTCTGGGGATGACCAAGGATGAGATTAGGACTGTGTGTCCTGAGGAAGGAGGCAAGGTCTTCTTCCAGCTTCAGGCCATTAAATCAGCCATTGCA CTCGCCAGTGAACCATCGAGCCTGTACAACGGCCGCTACTAA